The Cottoperca gobio chromosome 22, fCotGob3.1, whole genome shotgun sequence genome contains a region encoding:
- the LOC115027530 gene encoding tumor necrosis factor receptor superfamily member 9 isoform X1 — protein sequence MDCRRVLPAICAACFIGMVVSQTTLAPAVMNTTFIENVTGLTMTPVILSSTTPGCLAFNTSTCEPCAPGSQYDNNTLLCACCSDPGLCLFPGACLPCNSGFYQPLAGQQQCLPCNRGFYTNFTGSPLCNPCPTGSFNNNTGGDSCTSCLPGFFSSQQSSTSCAPCAPGSFCNSSGCSQCQMCPGGTEALQTAAQGCTLCRPGMHKLPHQAMCQICGSGFFQIHWGKESCDLCPENHYCPSPDVNPIQCPSDAFCPEGSLSPGYCMETFFRKDGETCELAPVTMALLVIGGGVALLFIILMVLRRRRDTDGELTVARAPLLRKERPQGRYYGMPCDAEPVYAGW from the exons ATGGACTGCCGAAGAGTTCTGCCTGCGATATGCGCCGCTTGTTTCATAG GCATGGTGGTGAGTCAGACCACACTAGCTCCGGCTGTGATGAACACCACTTTCATCGAGAATGTGACCGGTCTGACTATGACTCCCGTGATTCTCAGCAGCACGACCCCGGGCTGCCTTGCCTTCAACACTTCTACATGTGAGCCCTGTGCACCGGGATCGCAATACGACAACA ACACCCTGCTGTGTGCCTGCTGTTCTGACCCCGGGCTGTGTCTATTTCCTGGTGCCTGCCTGCCATGCAACAGTGGTTTCTATCAGCCACTAGCGGGACAGCAGCAGTGTCTGCCCTGCAACCGGGGCTTCTACACAAA TTTCACTGGAAGTCCATTATGTAACCCCTGCCCTACTGGATCCTTCAACAATAACACTGGTGGAGACAGTTGCACAAGTTGTTTACCAG GTTTCTTTTCATCGCAGCAGAGTTCCACTTCATGTGCACCATGTGCACCGGGAAGTTTTTGCAA cTCCTCAGGTTGTAGCCAGTGCCAGATGTGTCCTGGAGGAACAGAAGCTCTACAGACTGCCGCTCAAGGCTGCACACTGTGTCGGCCAG GCATGCACAAGCTTCCCCATCAGGCTATGTGTCAAATCTGCGGCAGTGGCTTCTTCCAGATCCACTGGGGCAAGGAGAGCTGTGATTTATGTCCGGAGAATCACTACTGCCCT AGTCCGGACGTGAACCCCATTCAGTGTCCCAGCGATGCATTTTGTCCAGAGGGCAGCTTGTCTCCGGGCTACTGCATGGAGACTTTCTTCCGCAAAGATGGGGAAACTTGTGAATTGGCTCCTGTCACCATGGCTCTATTAGTTATTGGAGGAGGGG TGGCCCTACTCTTCATCATTTTAATGGTCCTACGTCGACGgagagacactgatggagaaCTGACTGTAGCCCGAGCTCCATTATTACGCAAAGAACGACCTCAAGGTCGATACTATGGGATGCCCTGTGATGCAGAACCTGTGTACGCTGGCTGGTGA
- the LOC115027530 gene encoding tumor necrosis factor receptor superfamily member 9 isoform X2, whose amino-acid sequence MVVSQTTLAPAVMNTTFIENVTGLTMTPVILSSTTPGCLAFNTSTCEPCAPGSQYDNNTLLCACCSDPGLCLFPGACLPCNSGFYQPLAGQQQCLPCNRGFYTNFTGSPLCNPCPTGSFNNNTGGDSCTSCLPGFFSSQQSSTSCAPCAPGSFCNSSGCSQCQMCPGGTEALQTAAQGCTLCRPGMHKLPHQAMCQICGSGFFQIHWGKESCDLCPENHYCPSPDVNPIQCPSDAFCPEGSLSPGYCMETFFRKDGETCELAPVTMALLVIGGGVALLFIILMVLRRRRDTDGELTVARAPLLRKERPQGRYYGMPCDAEPVYAGW is encoded by the exons ATGGTGGTGAGTCAGACCACACTAGCTCCGGCTGTGATGAACACCACTTTCATCGAGAATGTGACCGGTCTGACTATGACTCCCGTGATTCTCAGCAGCACGACCCCGGGCTGCCTTGCCTTCAACACTTCTACATGTGAGCCCTGTGCACCGGGATCGCAATACGACAACA ACACCCTGCTGTGTGCCTGCTGTTCTGACCCCGGGCTGTGTCTATTTCCTGGTGCCTGCCTGCCATGCAACAGTGGTTTCTATCAGCCACTAGCGGGACAGCAGCAGTGTCTGCCCTGCAACCGGGGCTTCTACACAAA TTTCACTGGAAGTCCATTATGTAACCCCTGCCCTACTGGATCCTTCAACAATAACACTGGTGGAGACAGTTGCACAAGTTGTTTACCAG GTTTCTTTTCATCGCAGCAGAGTTCCACTTCATGTGCACCATGTGCACCGGGAAGTTTTTGCAA cTCCTCAGGTTGTAGCCAGTGCCAGATGTGTCCTGGAGGAACAGAAGCTCTACAGACTGCCGCTCAAGGCTGCACACTGTGTCGGCCAG GCATGCACAAGCTTCCCCATCAGGCTATGTGTCAAATCTGCGGCAGTGGCTTCTTCCAGATCCACTGGGGCAAGGAGAGCTGTGATTTATGTCCGGAGAATCACTACTGCCCT AGTCCGGACGTGAACCCCATTCAGTGTCCCAGCGATGCATTTTGTCCAGAGGGCAGCTTGTCTCCGGGCTACTGCATGGAGACTTTCTTCCGCAAAGATGGGGAAACTTGTGAATTGGCTCCTGTCACCATGGCTCTATTAGTTATTGGAGGAGGGG TGGCCCTACTCTTCATCATTTTAATGGTCCTACGTCGACGgagagacactgatggagaaCTGACTGTAGCCCGAGCTCCATTATTACGCAAAGAACGACCTCAAGGTCGATACTATGGGATGCCCTGTGATGCAGAACCTGTGTACGCTGGCTGGTGA
- the mrpl35 gene encoding large ribosomal subunit protein bL35m: MAAALARRVSGLLRPLSVSVCAKTPQLCQLSSLIQAPPHFSSAAAAVRAPLRAAVCLTPRYNILQRVSALIPSLTQQPSRSLTYVSLKKGKKKSVKSVTERFMRLHCGLWIRRKAGYKKKLWKKKPVRRRRLREHVICNKTQSKLMDKMTTTFWKRRNWFLNDPYLKYHDRVNLRT; this comes from the exons ATGGCGGCCGCCTTGGCAAGGAGGGTGTCTG GGCTGCTTAGgccgctgtctgtctctgtgtgtgccaAGACACCACAGCTCTGTCAGCTCTCCAGCCTCATCCAGGCTCCACCTCACttcagctctgctgctgccgctgtcCGCGCTCCTCTGCgggctgctgtctgtctgacacCCCGGTACAACATCCTGCAACG GGTGTCGGCACTTATTCCCAGTCTGACTCAACAGCCAAGCAGAAGTCTGACGTATGTCAGTCtgaagaaggggaagaagaagagtgtgaAATCTGTGACAGAAAGATTCATGAGGCTGCATTGTGGCCTTTGGATCAGACGCAAG GCTGGATACAAGAAGAAACTGTGGAAGAAGAAGCCTGTCAGACGAAGGCGCCTGAGGGAACATGTAATCTGTAACAAAACACAGAGCAAGCTTATGGATAAAATGACAACCACTTTTTGGAAAAGGAGGAACTGGTTTCTTAATGATCCGTACCTGAAGTACCACGATCGGGTCAACCTAAGAACTTGA
- the reep1 gene encoding LOW QUALITY PROTEIN: receptor expression-enhancing protein 1 (The sequence of the model RefSeq protein was modified relative to this genomic sequence to represent the inferred CDS: inserted 2 bases in 1 codon; deleted 1 base in 1 codon): MVSWIISRLVVLVFGTLYPAYSSYKAVKSKDVKEYVKWMMYWIIFALFTAVEVFTDMFLCWIPFYYELKIAFVVWLLSPYTKGSSVLYRKFVHPTLSSKEKDIDEYICQAKDKSYDTLVHFGRKGLNVATTAAVMAATKSQGVLSDRLRSFSMQDLSSYQSDXPLTPGPGTTQPAAAQQKTRSMMRSKSESYNKDFDMTEYEVLGLGQWDSKELLSQTISPSESEAESTLITPSLTPQSSPPSTPSPPPSPPAPEQPEEVGKGVQVASSSPQLRLMKRKAPEPPLRVLRPLTRSRSALSSNNEAM; the protein is encoded by the exons ACTTGTGTTCGGTACACTATATCCTGCATACTCATCTTATAAAGCTGTGAAGTCaaaagatgtgaaagaataC GTAAAATGGATGATGTACTGGATAATATTTGCCCTATTTACTGCTGTGGAAGTATTTACAGATATGTTTCTTTGTTG GATTCCTTTCTACTATGAACTGAAGATAGCCTTTGTGGTGTGGCTGCTGTCCCCTTACACTAAAGGGTCCAGTGTGCTGTACAGGAAGTTTGTTCATCCCACGCTTTCCTCAAAAGAAAAG GACATTGATGAGTACATCTGCCAAGCGAAGGACAAAAGCTATGACACACTGGTGCATTTTGGGAGAAAAGGGCTGAATGTTGCCACCACAGCTGCAGTCATGGCTGCAACAAAG AGCCAAGGGGTCCTGTCAGACCGACTGAGGAGTTTCAGTATGCAGGATCTGTCTTCCTATCAGTCTGA CCCGTTAACACCTGGCCCCGGCACTACGCAGCCTGCCGCAGCACAACAGAAGACCAGGTCTATGATGCGCAGCAAGTCGGAGAGCTACAACAAGG ATTTTGACATGACTGAGTATGAGGTGTTGGGGTTGGGCCAATGGGACTCCAAAGAGCTGCTGTCGCAGACCATTTCACCTTCTGAGTCTGAGGCCGAGTCTACACTCATTACGCCCTCACTGACACCCCAGTCCTCCCCACCCTCCAcaccctctccacctccctctcctccagctccagagCAGCCTGAGGAGGTGGGGAAAGGGGTGCAGGTAGCATCAAGCTCTCCACAGCTCAggctgatgaagaggaaggcTCCTGAG CCACCTCTTAGAGTCTTAAGGCCTCTCACAAGATCCCGGAGTGCTCTTTCTTCC AACAATGAAGCCATGTGA